One genomic segment of Nonomuraea coxensis DSM 45129 includes these proteins:
- a CDS encoding TetR/AcrR family transcriptional regulator — MNDDAMNLRARNKQATREAISHAALRLAIDQGPHGLALVRVQDIASAAGVSPRTYNNYFSSREEAICSFQADQSRRAGQALSARPAEEPLDRAIVAAMVELYTDPEPDRAGLRMIMSTPELEGEALKAFTMAEGPLAEAIAARAGMDMERDLFPAVTAAAVAGAIRVAGRHWLASSSSASFADVVREALACVVPPAPAPRSRPSSPE, encoded by the coding sequence CGACGCCATGAACCTGCGGGCGCGCAACAAACAGGCCACGCGCGAGGCGATCAGTCACGCCGCGCTCCGGCTGGCCATCGACCAGGGGCCCCACGGGCTGGCGCTGGTGCGCGTCCAGGACATCGCCTCGGCGGCGGGAGTCTCACCCCGCACCTACAACAACTACTTCTCCAGCCGGGAGGAGGCGATCTGCTCCTTCCAGGCCGACCAGTCCAGGCGCGCGGGACAGGCGCTGTCCGCCCGCCCGGCCGAGGAGCCGCTGGATCGCGCCATCGTCGCGGCCATGGTGGAGCTGTACACCGACCCGGAGCCCGACAGGGCCGGCCTGCGGATGATCATGTCGACGCCGGAGCTGGAGGGCGAGGCGCTCAAGGCGTTCACCATGGCCGAGGGGCCGCTCGCCGAGGCGATCGCGGCCCGCGCGGGGATGGACATGGAACGTGACCTCTTCCCCGCCGTCACCGCCGCCGCGGTCGCCGGCGCCATCCGCGTGGCGGGGCGGCACTGGCTCGCCTCCAGCAGCTCCGCGTCCTTCGCCGACGTCGTGCGCGAGGCCCTCGCCTGTGTCGTTCCTCCCGCACCGGCCCCGCGGTCACGCCCCTCGTCGCCCGAGTAA
- the lexA gene encoding transcriptional repressor LexA, giving the protein MTERDDANGVSDLAVRRRDSLGLTPRQRKILEVIRDSVQQRGYPPSMREIGEAVQLTSTSSVSHQLTALQRKGYLRRDPHRPRALEVRLPGEPVMWVDPDATDEEPTVSRPTAAYVPLVGRIAAGGPILAEESVEDVFALPKQLVGEGTLFLLQVAGDSMIDAAIADGDWVVVRQQPVAESGDIVAAMIEGEATVKTFKRKDGHIWLVPHNANYEPIPGDEASVLGKVVAVLRRL; this is encoded by the coding sequence ATGACCGAGCGGGATGACGCGAACGGGGTCAGCGACCTCGCGGTGCGCCGACGTGACTCCCTGGGTCTGACGCCCAGGCAGCGCAAGATCCTGGAAGTGATCCGCGACTCGGTGCAGCAGCGCGGATATCCGCCCTCCATGCGGGAGATCGGCGAAGCCGTGCAGTTGACGAGCACCTCCAGTGTGTCCCACCAGCTGACGGCTTTGCAGCGCAAGGGCTACTTGAGGCGTGACCCGCACCGCCCCCGTGCTCTGGAGGTGCGTCTGCCGGGCGAGCCGGTGATGTGGGTCGACCCCGACGCCACCGACGAGGAGCCGACGGTCAGCCGGCCCACCGCCGCGTACGTCCCGCTCGTCGGCCGCATCGCCGCCGGTGGGCCCATCCTGGCCGAAGAGAGCGTCGAGGACGTCTTCGCGCTGCCGAAGCAGCTCGTCGGCGAGGGCACCCTGTTCCTCCTGCAGGTCGCCGGTGACTCGATGATCGACGCCGCCATCGCCGACGGCGACTGGGTCGTCGTACGCCAGCAGCCGGTCGCCGAGAGCGGCGACATCGTGGCCGCCATGATCGAGGGCGAGGCCACGGTCAAGACGTTCAAGCGCAAGGACGGGCACATCTGGCTGGTCCCCCACAACGCGAACTACGAGCCGATCCCCGGCGACGAGGCCAGCGTCCTGGGCAAGGTCGTGGCGGTCCTGCGCCGGCTCTGA